Proteins encoded together in one Oceanobacillus iheyensis HTE831 window:
- the ylqF gene encoding ribosome biogenesis GTPase YlqF codes for MAIQWFPGHMAKAKREVEEKLKLVDFVIELVDARAPLSSQNPMLKQVLNNKPKLIVLMKKDLADQEVTKRWVDKFNEDGTQAIDVNVNHKGDIQKVIQQAKLLGQDKMEKLKRKGIQPRPARAMIVGIPNVGKSTLINRLANKKIAKTGDRPGITKQQLWIKVKKDFELLDTPGILWPKFEEEVVGYRLAAIGTIKDQLLPLPDVTAFIIRYMSEHYPNQLKDRYQLEEIEDMVEVFESIGRIRGALESGGQVNYDKVADIVIRDLRVGRLGTITLEQPEDSSNS; via the coding sequence ATGGCTATACAATGGTTTCCAGGCCATATGGCAAAAGCAAAAAGAGAAGTAGAAGAGAAATTAAAATTAGTTGATTTTGTAATCGAATTAGTAGATGCGAGAGCTCCTCTTTCATCACAAAATCCAATGCTTAAACAAGTGTTAAATAATAAACCGAAATTGATTGTACTAATGAAAAAAGACCTTGCAGACCAAGAAGTAACTAAACGTTGGGTAGATAAATTTAATGAGGATGGCACACAAGCAATTGATGTGAATGTAAATCATAAAGGTGACATTCAAAAGGTTATCCAACAAGCAAAATTACTTGGACAGGATAAAATGGAAAAATTAAAAAGAAAAGGTATTCAACCTCGACCTGCACGAGCAATGATTGTCGGAATACCGAATGTAGGAAAATCCACATTAATTAATCGATTAGCCAATAAAAAAATAGCAAAAACAGGAGATCGCCCTGGAATCACGAAACAACAACTTTGGATTAAGGTAAAAAAAGACTTTGAGTTACTCGACACACCGGGAATTCTATGGCCGAAATTTGAAGAAGAAGTGGTGGGGTATCGTCTTGCTGCAATAGGGACAATAAAAGACCAATTATTACCATTACCTGATGTAACTGCCTTTATTATCCGTTACATGTCAGAACATTATCCAAATCAGTTAAAAGACAGGTATCAATTAGAGGAAATAGAAGACATGGTGGAAGTATTCGAATCCATAGGTAGGATAAGAGGCGCCTTGGAAAGTGGCGGTCAAGTGAACTATGATAAGGTTGCTGACATCGTTATCCGTGATTTACGTGTAGGACGATTAGGAACAATAACGTTGGAGCAACCAGAGGATAGCTCCAACTCATAA
- a CDS encoding YlqD family protein — translation MKIVKKIKVKQVVTEKSKQRIYQGFYNHKLRLEQECQQLKFEKRKLQHKASVNHQEIEDRFEQEINNRKEKIKLLDFKIEQLNEMQIGSEIMEDEVEALVEVKVGTNWGKLMKDKQLLLKTIRLYVLMNKAGDLK, via the coding sequence GTGAAAATAGTAAAAAAAATAAAAGTGAAACAAGTCGTTACCGAAAAAAGTAAACAACGTATATACCAAGGCTTTTATAATCATAAATTGCGTCTTGAACAAGAGTGTCAACAATTAAAGTTTGAAAAGCGCAAGCTTCAACATAAAGCATCTGTAAATCATCAAGAGATAGAAGATCGATTTGAACAAGAAATTAACAACCGAAAAGAAAAAATTAAACTTCTTGATTTTAAAATCGAACAACTAAATGAAATGCAAATTGGAAGTGAAATAATGGAAGATGAGGTTGAAGCTCTTGTTGAAGTCAAAGTTGGCACAAATTGGGGTAAACTAATGAAGGACAAGCAATTATTATTAAAGACGATCAGGTTATACGTATTGATGAATAAAGCAGGTGATTTGAAATGA
- the trmD gene encoding tRNA (guanosine(37)-N1)-methyltransferase TrmD, with the protein MHIDILTLFPEMFHGVFQSSILNKAVERQQFTYDLVNFREYSKNKHQKVDDYPYGGGAGMVLTPQPIFDAVEAVKSKRNSKPRVILMCPQGETLTQQKSEELAKEDHLIFICGHYEGYDERIREHIVTDEISIGDYVLTGGELGSMVVVDSVVRLLPDVLGNQQSAPQDSFSTGLLEHPHYTRPADFRGYKVPEVLLSGNHANIDSWRRKQSLIRTWNRRRDLLDKIELTDEEKITLNTDTPDEV; encoded by the coding sequence ATGCATATCGATATATTGACATTGTTTCCAGAAATGTTTCACGGAGTATTTCAGTCCTCAATTTTGAATAAAGCGGTAGAACGACAACAATTTACTTACGACCTTGTAAATTTTAGAGAGTATAGTAAGAATAAACATCAGAAAGTCGATGATTATCCTTATGGTGGCGGAGCTGGAATGGTACTGACTCCTCAGCCAATATTTGATGCGGTTGAGGCTGTAAAAAGTAAGCGTAATTCAAAACCTAGAGTTATTTTAATGTGTCCTCAGGGGGAAACATTAACCCAACAAAAATCTGAAGAACTTGCAAAAGAAGATCATTTGATTTTTATTTGTGGCCATTACGAAGGTTATGATGAACGAATTAGAGAGCACATTGTTACGGATGAAATATCCATTGGTGATTATGTTCTAACTGGAGGAGAGTTAGGGTCGATGGTAGTAGTAGACAGTGTAGTTCGTTTATTACCAGATGTTCTAGGAAATCAACAATCTGCCCCACAGGATTCGTTTTCTACAGGTCTTTTAGAACATCCGCACTATACAAGGCCAGCTGATTTCAGAGGATATAAAGTACCGGAAGTATTACTTTCCGGAAATCATGCTAATATAGACTCCTGGAGAAGAAAACAATCGCTAATTCGAACCTGGAATCGCCGTAGGGATTTATTAGATAAAATTGAATTGACAGATGAAGAAAAAATAACGTTAAACACTGATACGCCAGATGAAGTATAG
- the rplS gene encoding 50S ribosomal protein L19, whose protein sequence is MQQIIADITKDQLRTDHPDFRPGDTLKVHVKVVEGNRERIQVFEGVVIKRQNGGISETFTVRKISYGVGVERTLPLHSPRIDKIEVSRRGIVRRAKLYYLRNLRGKAARIKERR, encoded by the coding sequence ATGCAACAAATAATCGCTGACATTACAAAAGATCAATTACGTACGGATCATCCTGATTTCCGACCTGGTGATACTTTAAAAGTACACGTAAAGGTTGTTGAGGGTAACCGTGAGCGTATTCAGGTGTTTGAAGGTGTTGTAATTAAACGCCAAAACGGAGGAATTAGTGAAACATTTACAGTGAGAAAAATTTCTTACGGCGTAGGTGTGGAACGTACACTTCCATTACATTCACCACGAATTGATAAAATTGAAGTTTCTCGTCGCGGTATTGTTCGTCGTGCGAAACTTTACTATCTACGTAACCTACGTGGAAAAGCAGCTCGTATTAAAGAACGTCGATAA
- the rimM gene encoding ribosome maturation factor RimM (Essential for efficient processing of 16S rRNA): MSGVKFNIGKIVNTHGIRGEVKVVRITDFEDRFDPGNTVYLQDNKEYKPLVIATHRVHKGFDLLQFKGYGNINEVEAFKGLMLSIDEDQLTDLEEDAYYYHEIVGCKVVTSEGEELGKVKEILSPGANDVWVVQRMNAKDLLIPYIEQVVKQVDIENKIIKVQLMEGMLD, encoded by the coding sequence ATGAGTGGAGTTAAGTTTAATATAGGAAAGATTGTAAATACTCACGGCATACGTGGTGAAGTTAAAGTAGTTCGTATTACTGATTTTGAAGATCGATTTGATCCTGGTAATACAGTGTATTTACAAGATAATAAGGAATATAAGCCGTTAGTAATTGCTACACATCGAGTCCATAAAGGATTTGACCTTCTACAGTTTAAAGGATATGGAAATATTAATGAGGTTGAAGCTTTTAAGGGATTGATGTTATCTATTGATGAAGATCAACTAACTGATTTGGAAGAAGATGCGTACTACTATCATGAAATAGTAGGTTGCAAAGTAGTTACAAGTGAAGGGGAGGAATTAGGTAAGGTAAAAGAAATTCTCTCCCCTGGAGCAAATGATGTATGGGTTGTACAACGTATGAATGCGAAAGATTTGTTAATCCCATATATTGAGCAGGTTGTGAAACAAGTAGATATTGAAAACAAAATAATCAAGGTTCAATTAATGGAAGGGATGCTTGATTAA
- the lepB gene encoding signal peptidase I, which yields MARDKENKKKNEWLDWIKALLVAFGLAFLVRMFLFAPIIVEGPSMFPTLHDRDQMIVNKLSYTIGEPERFDIVVFHAPTQKDFIKRIIALPGEHVAVEDNKLYINGEEVEEPFLNEQKENLQSYQTLTNDFTLEQLPGNYDVVPEGHVFVLGDNRSNSTDSRMIGVVPMEELVGEASFVYWPFDRIHLIGKGE from the coding sequence ATGGCTAGGGATAAAGAAAATAAAAAGAAAAACGAGTGGTTAGATTGGATCAAAGCACTATTAGTAGCTTTTGGACTGGCATTTCTTGTACGAATGTTCCTATTTGCACCAATAATAGTTGAAGGACCGTCGATGTTCCCGACGTTGCACGACCGTGATCAAATGATTGTAAATAAATTATCTTATACAATTGGTGAGCCAGAACGATTTGATATTGTTGTGTTTCATGCACCTACCCAAAAAGATTTCATCAAAAGAATTATCGCTTTACCAGGGGAGCATGTAGCTGTGGAAGATAATAAATTGTACATTAATGGAGAAGAAGTAGAAGAACCGTTTCTTAATGAACAAAAAGAGAACTTGCAATCTTACCAAACACTGACGAATGATTTTACATTGGAACAACTTCCAGGAAATTATGATGTAGTGCCAGAAGGGCATGTGTTCGTATTAGGAGATAATCGCAGTAATTCTACCGATTCGCGTATGATAGGTGTTGTACCAATGGAAGAGCTAGTGGGAGAAGCAAGCTTTGTTTACTGGCCATTTGATCGAATTCATCTGATAGGAAAAGGAGAATAA